A genomic segment from Rahnella aceris encodes:
- the napF gene encoding ferredoxin-type protein NapF — MSDSRDARYYRAWMSSRTVSRRGLFRGLLSPGKQAIEQAAQPSANLLARVIARPPQAIAEPMFQQQCDGCGRCAQACPVGIISIQGGKASLAIDYAECDFCGACTQACEREALDQCVPMDTGLRPVILSQCLGRLDDLCRMCEIACPRTAIFFNQQNQPSVDDAKCNGCGKCKLVCYHGDINLSLKCHSS; from the coding sequence ATGAGCGATTCCCGCGACGCCAGATACTATCGTGCCTGGATGAGCAGCAGAACGGTCAGCCGCCGTGGGTTATTCCGCGGCTTGCTGTCACCGGGCAAACAGGCAATTGAACAGGCGGCACAGCCTTCTGCGAACTTGCTGGCGCGCGTGATTGCCCGTCCGCCTCAGGCCATTGCCGAACCGATGTTTCAGCAACAATGTGATGGATGCGGACGTTGCGCACAGGCGTGCCCGGTCGGCATTATAAGCATCCAGGGAGGAAAGGCTTCGCTGGCTATCGATTATGCTGAATGTGACTTTTGCGGTGCCTGTACTCAGGCTTGCGAAAGAGAGGCGCTGGATCAGTGTGTGCCAATGGATACTGGTTTGCGTCCGGTTATTTTGTCCCAGTGTCTGGGACGGCTGGATGACTTGTGCCGAATGTGCGAAATTGCCTGTCCGCGCACGGCAATATTTTTTAATCAACAGAATCAACCTTCTGTTGATGACGCAAAATGTAATGGCTGCGGGAAATGCAAACTTGTTTGTTATCATGGTGATATTAACCTGTCTTTAAAGTGTCATTCATCTTAA